Part of the Arsenicicoccus sp. oral taxon 190 genome, GGACGAACGGCCGGGACCGCGACGCGCTGTGGACAACCACGCGGCGGGACGGGTTCCGAGAGGTGACGCCCCGCCGACGTCAGGGGCGCCCGCACCGTCGTCCGACGCGGACGACCTCCCGTGGCGCCGCGGTGGCTGGTTCGACGGGGACGGCCACCTCCCGGCCGCTCTCGAGCCGCAGCACGAGCCGCGACGGCCCCTCCCACCGGAGGCCGGCGAGGGCGCCGCCCGGATCGTCCTCGTTGACGCACGCGGCCTCCCACCGCCGCGACGAGGGCGCCTGGTCGAGGTGCCGCAACACCACGGTGATCACCGGCGACAGCTCGTCCCCGTCGGTCGTCACCTCTGCCGCGTATGCCGCCACGCCCGCCTGCCGGGGCGCGGGCACCACCTGCTGGTCCCGCCCCGGGTGGACTCCCGCGCTGATCACCAGGCCGACGAGGCCGAACACCGTGGCGCCCAGCGCAGCCAGCAGGATCGTCACGACCAGGCGGCCCTGCGGCTCCCGCACCAGCGAGCGCAGACCCCAGGCGAGGAGCAGGTAGCCCGCGACCCCGTGCACGACCGGGTGGTCGAGCAGCTCGTGGACGAGCAGCGACCCGGTCGGGTTCGCGTGGCCCCAGGCGGTCGCCAGCAGCAGGACCGCGCCGGCGGCGAGCCACCACGGAGCGCGCCGGCGGGCCCGGTCCCCGGTGACGTCCGATCTACGCACCGTCCCATCATGCCGTCCGGGTGACCTCGGGTCGTGGTGCGGCAGATCGGGACGATCCTGGCGCTAGCATCCGGCTCGACGGTCCTCGGGCGGCGAGGTCGCCGGCCGAGGAGACACGGATGTCCAGCACGACCGCGGCGCGGGCGCGCCGACGCAGCACCCGCCACCAGCGCGCCTGGTACTGGTACGACTGGGCCAACTCCGCCTACGTCACGACGACGGCCACCGTGCTCATGGGCCCCTACCTAACCAGCATCGCCAACCGCGCGGCGTGCCCCGGCCAGCCCGTGACGCAGGTGTGCCGGACCGACCTGTCGGTCCTCGGGGTGCCCGTGTCCCCCGGGTCGCTCTACCCCTACGTCACGACGGTGACCACCGTCCTGTCCGCGGTGCTGCTCGTCGCGGTGGGCGCCGTCGCCGACCGGTCCGCGGCGCCGCAGCGGCTGCTCGGCTGGTTCGCGGCCGTCGGGGCGGCCGCGGCGGCGGCCATGGTCTTCGTCCAGGGCACCGGCTGGCAGCTCGGGGTGGCGCTGCTCATGGTGGCGTCGCTGTGCCTGGGGTGCACGCTCGTGATCTACGACGGCATCCTGTGCCGGATCGCCGGACCCGACGACCGGGACCGCGTCTCGTCCCGCGGCTGGGCGCTGGGCTACGTCGGCGGGGCGCTGCTGCTGGCGGCCAACTTCGGGCTGCTCACGGTCCACGACAGGCTCGGGCTGACGACGGACCAGGCGGTGCGGATCAGCCTGCTCTCCGCCGGGCTGTGGTGGGGCGTCTTCACCCTGATCCCCGTGCTCGGCCTGCGGGACCTGCCACCGCAGCCGCTGCCCGACGACCTGCCACCGGACGCCGGCCCGCGCGCCGGCACGGTGGGCGGGGCCTTCGCCCAGCTCCGCGACACCCTCACCGAGCTGCGTGGCTACCCCCAGACCCTGCTCTTCCTGCTCGCCTACCTCTTCTTCAACGACGGCATCCAGACGGTGATCAGCGCCTCGAGCCTCTTCGGGTCCAGCGAGCTCGGTATGGCGCAGTCGCAGGTGCTGCTGACCTTCCTGGTCGTCCAGGTCGTCGCCGTCGGCGGGGCGCTCGGCTTCGGGCGGCTGGCCGCGCGATTCGGTGCGCACCGCACGGTGCTGGCCAGCCTGGTCGTGTGGACGGTGGTGGTGGCCGTGGCGTTCGTGGTGCCCCGGGGCAGCTTCCCCGCCTTCGTGGCGCTCGGGGTGCTCATCGGTGTCGTGCTTGGCGGCACCCAGGCCCTGTCGCGCTCCCTCTACAGCCAGCTGGTCCCCCGCGGGCGGGAGTCGGAGTTCTTCAGCCTCTACCAGGCGATGGAGCGCGGGACCAGCTGGTTCGGCACGCTGCTCTTCGGCCTGATGCAGCAGTGGACGCACTCCTACCGCCTGTCCATCGTCGCGCTCGTGGTCTTCTTCGTCGTCGGCGGAGTGCTGCTGTCCAAGGTCGACGTGCGCGCCGGTATCCGC contains:
- a CDS encoding MFS transporter, whose protein sequence is MSSTTAARARRRSTRHQRAWYWYDWANSAYVTTTATVLMGPYLTSIANRAACPGQPVTQVCRTDLSVLGVPVSPGSLYPYVTTVTTVLSAVLLVAVGAVADRSAAPQRLLGWFAAVGAAAAAAMVFVQGTGWQLGVALLMVASLCLGCTLVIYDGILCRIAGPDDRDRVSSRGWALGYVGGALLLAANFGLLTVHDRLGLTTDQAVRISLLSAGLWWGVFTLIPVLGLRDLPPQPLPDDLPPDAGPRAGTVGGAFAQLRDTLTELRGYPQTLLFLLAYLFFNDGIQTVISASSLFGSSELGMAQSQVLLTFLVVQVVAVGGALGFGRLAARFGAHRTVLASLVVWTVVVAVAFVVPRGSFPAFVALGVLIGVVLGGTQALSRSLYSQLVPRGRESEFFSLYQAMERGTSWFGTLLFGLMQQWTHSYRLSIVALVVFFVVGGVLLSKVDVRAGIRAAGNAQPAVV